One Tribolium castaneum strain GA2 chromosome 6, icTriCast1.1, whole genome shotgun sequence genomic window, cTAGTTGTGATataagtgaaaatggaaaagaCGCGGCAAATGTTTGTTGGCTGGTAACGGCGGCGGCATTTTGGCCAATTATCGCTTGCAATAAAGAGTTCGGTAGTTTGATTAAAactcgtttaattaaaacaatctcTCCATTTTGCGCACAGCCAATTTATTCCAAGTTAAAAGCTAATCTAACCGGACTAGGATTCATCCATCCATCCCACCGTCCCCACCCGCATGATAAATCTCGTCAGAAGGCCACCGCGTCCACGTTTTTGTCTGCCGCCGCCGTTGGCATAATGGTCCGTCCATTTAAATATGAAAAGAATATGAAAAGAGGCACTCGCCCCCGATACGGTCTTAATTATGCCGGTAATGGACCGCAATCCGCCACACTTAATGGAAATAATGGAGATCCGGAATGATGATCATAACAGATTTACCCCGTCGGATAgatttataatgtttttattttttcgtgtcTGGACGGGAGGGCTAACTTCTTACGAGTTATTTCATTTCCGCCCAGTCGCAACTTCACAACATCTACCCAAAAAATCCATTAAGCGCGGAAGCAATTTAGAGGGAGTTAACACATCGACGAGGAGAAGAATTGACCACTTACCGGCATTTCCACGCCGCACACGGACTTCGCCTTCAGCGTCTGGAGGTGGTTGGGCATGGGGGCGGCGGAACGCTCAGGCTGGACGGGTTCGAAACGGCGCATTTTCGCAGTTTCGATCTCTTTAGCGATGAGCTGCTTGTTGGAGTAGGAGAGGGATTTTTTGGGGCCGAAGGACACCAGCTCGTCGATGTTAGGGTCTGTGAAGATTTAAAATTCTCATTTTTCTACTTCTGTAATTGTGAGTTTAAAAACCCACCCAACTTGTAGTCATATCCCCCGTCCGCAGTCCTCTCCTGCACATAGCTGAGGTTGTAATCGACCATAATCCTGACCACGTTATCTAAGCTCTTTTTCTCTTCTTCGGTGTACAAATGCAGGCTGATTTGTCTAAACGCCGGCGTGATGATTGTTGTGAGCAGGGGTAAAATGTCAAGGATTAGGGAATTTGGTTGGACGTGGGATCGTATCGCCGGTTGCATTCCACGCATCAATTCATTGACGATCGCTTTCTGTCTGTTCTGCTTGGTTCTGGCCTGAAAAGACAAGAAGGAGAAAAATTGAAAGCAGTCCGCCAAGGACTTGACACCCCGTTTGAGTCGAGCGTCACTCTCCGACGTACAATTTTCCAAGTAGAGACGTTAATTACCGGACAAGTATCGGATGATATCTTTTTAAATGTAACGAGTTTGCTCGGTCCGTTGCATAATTCACGATCTCATTAAACGAGGGGGACAGAGCCGGAATCGCGAAAAAATGCAACGGCTGGCTTTCCAGCAAGCAGCTACACTtcttacgaaaaaactaaacaGAAATAACTAATCAATTTAgctcaaaactcaaaaacgtgGGTGACACCCACGCTTgagttattatcattattattttgacacgCTCAAAATAAGTTACTTTATTTGGACGCATTTTGGCTTCTTTCTGACAATGTTTCGAAAAacgcgaaattttttttggtccaATTTAGTCATTTTCGAGACtggttttaaagaaatttcgcGAATTTAAGTTTCtataaaacaatgaaaacacGTTTTTCTTTCAGAcgatacttttatttttctaatataaAGTCCATACACTGTTCATTCTATGAACTTTATGAATGTTatgattgtaaaaaataaataaaatgataataaaaatatttttttttgttcaaaatagcaaaaagaaaaatagagAGAAGTCCAATTTAGTCATCTTCGAGACtagttttaaagaaatttcgcAAATTTAAGTTTCtataaaacaatgaaaacacGTTTTTCTTTCAGacgttacttttatttttctaattaaagtCCATACACTGTTCATTCTATGAACTTTATGAATGTTatgattgtaaaaaataaataaaatgataataaaaatatttttttttgttcaaaatagcaaaaagaaaaatagagACAAGTCCAATTTAGTCATTTTCGAGACTAGTATTAAAGAAATTTCGCAAATTTAAGTTTCtataaaacaatgaaaacacGTTTTTCTTTCAGacgttacttttatttttctaatataaAGTCCATACACTGTTCATTCTATGAACTTTATGAATGTTatgattgtaaaaaataaataaaatgataataaaaataatttttttgttcaaaatagcAAAAAGAAAATAAGAGAGAAGTCCAATTTAGTCATTTTCGAGACtagttttaaagaaaattcgcaaatttaaGTTTCtataaaacaatgaaaacacGTTTTTCTTTCAGacgttacttttatttttctaatataaAGTCCATACACTGTTCATTCTATAAACTTTATGAATGTTatgattgtaaaaaataaataatataataataaaaataaaccgaaatttttttagcttaaaGACCTGCTTGCACGtgctaaaaatagaaaaaagaagaatagAGAACAgtcatttattgtaatttttggctCATTTCATGCAATAATTGGAGAATAACATTACTAAgattagaaaaaaacagtcaaaaaAACTCAGTAGTACAATTTGTTCTGCATTGACTGTGCCATGCCTCCCACGTTTATACAAAGAAAATTCTTCGCCTGatgaaaatacaataaaagcATCGAAACGTCGCGACAAAATTAATGGTTTTATTTCAATTGTCCTATATACCATCTTCGAcgaaatcaaacaaatatatTTCCAAGgacaaataacacaaaatggAAAGTTTAATTTAACGTTAAGTAGttgatcaatttttgttttttttttaatttaagcagtaaaaaaatatttttctcatgTGATGCAATAATTTTGCCGGTGAGTATATTAggcataaaatttttgtactgtacaacaaaatatttaaaatgctGCTTCATTTAGAACATTAACCGTTCATTTTAATTCTGAAATcagattcaaaatttaaataatttttcttataaaaaaaaggcCGATCTAAGCACGCACCTTTGTAGGTACATTAAGTAATATATCTCCTAAACGAACAGAGATCCCATTTTATGACTTACAGATAATATACATACTTTAAGctattttttgaagtaaaaataaatgaaaaaaaaaatagtcgaagttactaaaatttggatttgaaacttcacacaaaaaaatttcaacataaAATCTGACttcagaattaaaaataaacagtaaattttcatttaaaatccaaatttaaaaattttgttatgaGTTAGTTATTTGAACAGTTTCCAAAAACTCTGATTCATATTTcgtcaatttttacaaataaatcttatacataaaaaaaattgtgttaacaATCACACTTTCTAGGAGAATAATTATCCAGAATATGACCGAACTTCAGATTGGCAGTTTTTTCGTTGTCGGCGTCACTTGAATCGTATAGCAagagaaaaaaagttaaaactaaattataaatttctaataagaaaaaaatcattctcTAAATAAAACCACATTTGTATTTGGtagaacaaataattatttcaaacattaatttaagaattaattattatttccatAACGTCAAGATATCGGACGCCAAACAATTAGGTAATAAGCTTCAAAAGTTTTAAACTGAAGACgtacaacaacaaaaattgccTTGTGAATTTGTTTTGTGCATTAGTGAAAagttttgagttattttttatattctttatGATTTATATTTACTTTCCAGCATAATAATTCACAGAATTTTAATACTAAAggattttctttattttattttcctttttgaaccacttaaaaaatttcaaaatttggccCAGCTACAAGACGTAGCACTTGATTTCGATAATCTTCGAGTATTATCACGAAAAGACTgaaaactaacaaaatttaaaaacgataTGAAAAAGTAGGAAAAAGGAATATGTTGTGTTggaagaaagaaaaaacttttcgTATTTCATTGCTGTTTATTTCGTACAGAACCTCAAAACCGGCGTTCCGGCCCTGCCTCCCCATTCCAAATTGcttaaatcaaaagaaaatCTCGCAGTTTTCGTGCGCGCACTTTTTAATACGttttcatttctttaaaaGGGTTTCTCAACAACCGGAGCGTAATTACGCCACACAATAAGTACTCATTAATTATTCGGGAGGCGGTGCTTTGTTCCCACGCGTCCTCTTACCCCGAATAGAATTTGAAATTACGACCGACAACACATAAATTCGGACTCGCTGTCAAAACTTTTCGTTTCCCGAACTGTCCCCGCTGGATTATTTACGgatttcaaatggaacacttccaagataatgaaaaattatacaaaaactcACCTCGTATCCCGCGCTCGGGTACTGCAACTTCTGCCAGCTCCGGCTCCCGAAAGCAAAGTGCCAAACGACACAAGCGAACGGCAAATAGCTCCCCAAATTGTAGTTTTGGGTCGAATAAATTGACTTGTTTACAATATCGGAAAAGCCGAACCAATCCAAGGCCAGGCAGGTTTCAACCATGGatgtatttttgaatttcaaattcGGGTAATTTTCAAACACGCCTTGGGCGATTTTTTCGTAGTCACCGAAGGCGTTAACTACGTTCAAAACCCCCGACATTCGGGCCTTCAAACTGTCTCCGTTCGCTTTATCAATTAGGAAAATATCCCGCCAAACCGAAAAAATCCCCTTTTGAATGTCTTTTTGTCCGACGCTTGTCTTGTGCACATCTGATAACGTCACAGCCTTGTCTTGCGACTTAAAAAAGTGTAGGACAGACAAACAAGCCCGAATATCATTTTGGGACTTCTCGGCCAAGGCTAGCATGGCCCCCATGTCAGTCTTGACCTTTTGCCACTTTGCAATTTCCATCAACCGTTCGGCAAGTCTCGTGTTAGAAGTGGGCGGAAAATTGACAACGAACGCGATTTGTCTCAAGGGGCGCAGCGCCGGCACGTAAACATCGTTACAAATGCAGATAATCGGCCGTTTCAAGACATTCCTCTCCTTCTGTTTCTTCCTGCCGCTGGGGCCCCCTTGCACGAACTTGACGAGATAGTCAATAGAGGAAGGGGGCGCCCCGTCGATCTCGTCAAAAACGAGACAATTGGGGCGCCTCTCCTGATCCACAACCGAGCGCATTTGCGTCGCGTTCTCCAGAGCTGTCTTAAAAGCCTCGCA contains:
- the for gene encoding chromosome transmission fidelity protein 18 homolog isoform X1 translates to MDEFPNSDDEFELMYGDDLEVLHEQGDVQRTPRKSRRSLEFTQTPVSHNDNSFSDAFTPLEAPVPELNTNKRSIEELFGDIDDILYENRANAKRYKGDNADELALIEHIVELRKLNRERDAPEIFRKAHVQSIDRAKDNLSYTVPSYPFVGVTRVDGRRLYIRCHSEQYELEERQKIVQEINLACTLGPNDGLWAEAQDLILKQATAPDLEQCYQPGDKELWVDLYKPRKYFELLSDESTNRIMLRWLKLWDKAVFKRRPKIKPIKPAEKNKKMFKAPDLCTDLDEHGRPLHKIALLCGPPGLGKTTLAHMVARHAGYNVVEVNASDDRSCEAFKTALENATQMRSVVDQERRPNCLVFDEIDGAPPSSIDYLVKFVQGGPSGRKKQKERNVLKRPIICICNDVYVPALRPLRQIAFVVNFPPTSNTRLAERLMEIAKWQKVKTDMGAMLALAEKSQNDIRACLSVLHFFKSQDKAVTLSDVHKTSVGQKDIQKGIFSVWRDIFLIDKANGDSLKARMSGVLNVVNAFGDYEKIAQGVFENYPNLKFKNTSMVETCLALDWFGFSDIVNKSIYSTQNYNLGSYLPFACVVWHFAFGSRSWQKLQYPSAGYEARTKQNRQKAIVNELMRGMQPAIRSHVQPNSLILDILPLLTTIITPAFRQISLHLYTEEEKKSLDNVVRIMVDYNLSYVQERTADGGYDYKLDPNIDELVSFGPKKSLSYSNKQLIAKEIETAKMRRFEPVQPERSAAPMPNHLQTLKAKSVCGVEMPAVVRDFFGRVVTKASSSSGKPQTRNDVWFKYKEGYSNAVRKPIKISTLKRLQALPLPAPSTISSRVPPAMCFHL